A region from the Parasphingopyxis sp. CP4 genome encodes:
- a CDS encoding SPOR domain-containing protein, translated as MMDNENAIDPRDEDRLPWLEAVEDDEDEGVGLLTLIGGVLVVLAAIALVVGGIFWLRDRDSAAADGAELIAAPEEDYRVRPSEAGGMEVEGEGDAAFAASEGGSPDGRIDRSAAPEQPVSGQRASASGGANGNDSASGSSSARIPASDRSLAESAPPSASGGTSAGASGATAASGRLIQLGAFSTQAAANSAWTQIRRGDSSLNSLQHSVTPVQAGGRTLYRLRAAASSRDAARSVCARLRNAGQACSVVVN; from the coding sequence ATGATGGACAATGAGAATGCGATAGATCCTCGCGACGAAGATCGCCTTCCCTGGCTTGAGGCGGTTGAAGATGACGAAGATGAAGGCGTCGGCCTGCTGACTTTGATCGGCGGCGTACTCGTCGTGTTGGCGGCCATCGCATTGGTCGTTGGCGGCATATTCTGGTTGCGCGATCGGGATAGCGCTGCAGCCGATGGTGCAGAACTGATCGCTGCACCGGAAGAGGATTATCGGGTCCGACCGAGCGAAGCCGGCGGCATGGAAGTCGAAGGCGAGGGCGACGCAGCCTTTGCTGCCAGTGAAGGCGGCAGCCCGGATGGCCGCATCGATCGCAGCGCGGCGCCGGAACAGCCAGTCTCCGGACAGCGGGCTTCGGCAAGCGGCGGCGCGAACGGCAATGACAGCGCGTCCGGCTCATCGAGTGCGCGTATCCCGGCAAGTGATCGCAGCCTCGCCGAGTCTGCACCGCCCTCTGCAAGTGGCGGAACCAGCGCTGGTGCGAGCGGCGCAACCGCTGCAAGCGGACGACTTATCCAGCTCGGTGCTTTCTCGACTCAAGCGGCCGCCAATTCCGCCTGGACGCAGATCCGGCGTGGCGATAGCTCGTTGAATTCATTGCAGCATTCCGTCACTCCGGTACAGGCGGGGGGGCGTACATTGTACCGCCTCCGGGCCGCCGCAAGCTCGCGTGACGCCGCCCGCTCGGTCTGCGCCCGCTTGCGCAATGCGGGCCAAGCGTGCAGCGTGGTGGTCAACTAG
- a CDS encoding twin-arginine translocase TatA/TatE family subunit: protein MALGPWQIVIVVLLIVLFFGRGRISDMMGDLAKGITSFKKGLREDDDSSGDSAGSSEPPRIAPQPAPPASETTVEAKREDSAG, encoded by the coding sequence ATGGCTTTAGGTCCGTGGCAAATTGTTATTGTTGTGCTGCTCATCGTCCTCTTTTTCGGGCGTGGGCGAATTTCCGATATGATGGGTGACCTCGCAAAAGGCATCACCAGCTTCAAGAAAGGGCTGCGTGAAGACGATGATAGCAGCGGTGATTCCGCTGGTTCGTCCGAACCGCCTCGTATCGCCCCTCAACCTGCACCGCCGGCGTCTGAGACGACGGTGGAAGCCAAGCGCGAAGACAGCGCTGGATAA
- the argS gene encoding arginine--tRNA ligase yields MTIYSEFADHIGAILDALAEAGSIPADLDRKNVAVEPPRDPSHGDLATNAAMVLAKAAKTNPRELAGLIVPELSAIAGVAEAEIAGPGFINIRLDDEAWRNELRTIADAGDGYGTSEMGAGRTVNVEYVSANPTGPLHMGHCRGAVVGDALANLLEYAGHSVTREYYVNDAGGQVDTLARSAHLRYREALGQDIGEIPEGLYPGDYLIPVGASLAEEYGERYLDADESEWLVPFREHSVAAMLDLIRADLALLGIEHDIFASEAAVQAAGKPEAAETELRGRGLVYDGELEKPKGKTPEDWEAVELPLFKSTEFGDDQDRPIRKSDGRWTYFGADMAYHFQKAEKADILVDIWGADHAGTVKRIKAAVAALTEGDTEFDVKLVQMVHLLRDGEPIKMSKRSGNFVTLADVVEEVGKDVVRFTMLTRKADAQMDFDFAKVVEASKDNPVFYVQYAHARIRSVHRKAEAEGIDLSVAPDLGLLDSEELALVKRAAQFPRMVEAAAASYEPHRIAFYLFDLAAEFHALWNRGNDHPEKRLLVVNTPDLTRARLALAAGIGQIIRNGLAIMGVEAVEEME; encoded by the coding sequence GTGACCATCTATTCCGAATTTGCCGATCATATCGGTGCCATTCTCGATGCCCTGGCCGAAGCCGGGTCGATCCCGGCTGATCTCGACCGCAAAAATGTGGCGGTAGAGCCGCCGCGCGATCCTTCGCATGGTGATCTGGCGACCAATGCCGCGATGGTGTTGGCCAAGGCCGCCAAGACCAATCCGCGTGAGCTGGCGGGGCTTATCGTGCCGGAGCTTTCGGCGATTGCAGGCGTGGCTGAGGCCGAAATTGCTGGACCGGGATTCATCAATATCCGCCTCGACGACGAAGCATGGCGCAACGAGCTTCGGACCATTGCTGATGCGGGCGATGGCTATGGCACGTCGGAGATGGGGGCGGGGCGGACGGTCAATGTCGAATATGTCTCGGCAAACCCGACAGGTCCTTTGCATATGGGCCATTGCCGCGGTGCGGTCGTCGGCGATGCGCTGGCGAACCTGCTCGAATATGCCGGGCATAGCGTCACGCGGGAATATTATGTCAACGATGCCGGCGGTCAGGTCGATACGCTCGCCCGGTCTGCTCATCTGCGGTATCGCGAGGCGCTGGGACAGGACATTGGCGAGATTCCCGAAGGCCTTTATCCCGGTGATTATCTGATACCCGTGGGCGCATCGCTCGCCGAGGAATATGGTGAGCGCTACCTCGACGCCGATGAGAGCGAATGGCTTGTTCCGTTCCGTGAACACTCGGTGGCGGCAATGCTCGATCTTATTCGGGCCGATCTTGCGCTCCTTGGTATCGAACATGACATTTTTGCCTCCGAAGCAGCCGTGCAGGCAGCGGGCAAGCCTGAAGCTGCAGAAACCGAACTGCGCGGGCGCGGGCTGGTCTATGATGGCGAGCTTGAAAAACCCAAGGGCAAGACGCCGGAAGATTGGGAAGCGGTTGAATTACCGCTCTTCAAGTCGACCGAGTTTGGCGATGATCAGGATCGGCCGATCCGCAAATCGGACGGCCGCTGGACCTATTTTGGCGCCGACATGGCCTATCATTTCCAGAAGGCTGAGAAGGCCGATATCCTGGTTGATATCTGGGGGGCCGATCATGCTGGCACGGTCAAGCGGATCAAGGCGGCGGTTGCGGCCCTGACCGAAGGCGATACCGAGTTTGACGTAAAGCTCGTCCAGATGGTCCACCTCCTGCGCGATGGCGAACCGATCAAGATGTCGAAGCGCTCCGGCAATTTCGTCACGCTCGCCGATGTCGTCGAAGAGGTCGGCAAGGATGTCGTCCGCTTCACCATGCTGACCCGCAAGGCCGATGCGCAGATGGATTTCGATTTTGCGAAGGTTGTCGAGGCATCGAAGGATAATCCGGTTTTCTACGTTCAATATGCACATGCGCGTATTCGCTCGGTGCATCGCAAGGCTGAAGCCGAAGGTATCGACCTGTCTGTTGCTCCCGATCTCGGGCTGCTCGACAGTGAAGAACTTGCGCTCGTCAAACGCGCCGCGCAGTTCCCGCGCATGGTCGAAGCAGCGGCTGCGTCTTACGAGCCACACCGCATCGCCTTCTATCTCTTTGATTTGGCAGCGGAATTTCATGCGCTCTGGAATCGTGGTAATGATCATCCCGAGAAACGACTATTGGTGGTTAATACTCCCGATTTGACGCGCGCGCGGCTGGCATTGGCTGCCGGAATCGGGCAAATTATTCGGAACGGACTCGCGATAATGGGGGTTGAGGCCGTCGAGGAGATGGAATGA
- the scpB gene encoding SMC-Scp complex subunit ScpB — MTEISDDIRAVEAALFAAEEPLTLNDIIQAAGEDIDVRAALEELDVHYEKRGIRLVERGKRWHFETAPDLAHVLRREREEPRKLSRAATETLAIIAYHEPVSRAEIESIRGVQISKGTLDVLMEAGWVRPAGRRETPGRPLIYATTPVFLQHFGLENRRDLPGLDDLKAAGLLDPVDTALEELELESATQDD; from the coding sequence ATGACCGAGATCAGCGACGATATCCGCGCAGTTGAAGCAGCGCTTTTTGCGGCGGAAGAACCGTTGACGCTTAATGACATAATCCAGGCTGCTGGCGAAGACATCGATGTTCGCGCAGCGCTTGAAGAGTTGGATGTGCATTATGAGAAGCGTGGAATTCGCCTCGTTGAGCGCGGCAAGCGCTGGCATTTCGAAACCGCACCTGATCTAGCCCATGTTCTGCGCCGCGAGCGCGAAGAACCGCGCAAATTGAGCCGCGCTGCGACCGAGACATTGGCGATTATCGCCTATCATGAACCGGTCAGCAGGGCAGAAATCGAGTCCATTCGAGGCGTCCAGATATCGAAAGGGACCCTCGATGTGCTGATGGAGGCAGGTTGGGTTCGACCTGCAGGCCGACGTGAAACACCAGGAAGACCGTTAATTTACGCAACAACCCCTGTCTTTCTTCAGCATTTCGGGTTAGAGAATCGGCGCGACCTACCCGGTCTTGATGATCTCAAAGCTGCCGGGCTGCTCGATCCTGTGGATACCGCGCTCGAAGAGCTCGAGCTGGAATCCGCCACACAGGATGACTAA
- the nagZ gene encoding beta-N-acetylhexosaminidase, which translates to MKPVVFGIAAETLNDEERALFRDADPAGYILFARNVADRDQLRALTDELREISGRENVPILIDQEGGRVTRMKPPVWPEFPAWAKFDALYEKAPMSAIEAARSNAHAIGLTLAESGITVDCLPLLDVRQPGAHDVIGDRALGFEPMRVAAMGRAVLDGLADAGVAGVVKHIPGHGRAMVDTHKALPRVTASAEELAVDIEPFKKLADASMGMTAHIVFEAWDPERCATLSPKIINEIIRKEIGFDGLLFSDDLDMQALDGDPSDRAVNVVAAGCDIALNCWARMDEMKATVDKLDDISAQSRARLDRAMADIRPVETSDALKALIDKRDTLLAMA; encoded by the coding sequence ATGAAGCCCGTTGTCTTTGGCATCGCCGCGGAAACGCTGAATGACGAAGAACGCGCTCTGTTCCGCGATGCTGATCCGGCTGGCTATATCCTTTTTGCCCGCAATGTTGCCGATCGCGATCAGCTCCGCGCGCTGACTGACGAGCTGCGCGAGATTTCAGGTCGCGAAAACGTCCCGATACTGATCGATCAGGAGGGCGGCCGTGTAACCCGGATGAAACCGCCCGTCTGGCCCGAATTTCCAGCCTGGGCAAAATTCGACGCGCTGTATGAGAAGGCGCCGATGTCGGCGATTGAAGCGGCGCGCAGCAATGCGCATGCCATCGGGCTGACCCTCGCCGAGAGCGGGATAACCGTCGATTGCCTGCCTTTGCTCGATGTCCGCCAGCCCGGCGCGCACGACGTTATCGGTGATCGCGCTCTTGGCTTCGAACCGATGCGAGTGGCCGCAATGGGCCGTGCCGTGCTCGACGGCCTAGCTGATGCGGGTGTCGCCGGGGTCGTCAAACATATTCCGGGTCATGGCCGGGCTATGGTCGATACGCATAAGGCGTTACCGCGGGTGACAGCATCGGCCGAAGAGCTCGCTGTCGATATAGAACCGTTCAAAAAGCTCGCTGATGCATCCATGGGAATGACGGCCCATATAGTTTTCGAAGCCTGGGATCCGGAACGCTGCGCGACCCTGTCGCCAAAAATAATCAACGAGATCATCCGCAAAGAGATCGGTTTTGACGGTCTGCTATTTTCAGACGATCTCGACATGCAGGCGTTGGATGGCGATCCGTCGGACCGGGCCGTGAATGTTGTTGCAGCTGGCTGCGATATCGCGCTCAATTGCTGGGCGCGCATGGATGAGATGAAGGCGACTGTCGACAAGCTCGATGATATTTCCGCCCAATCCCGCGCCCGGCTTGATCGGGCCATGGCAGATATTCGGCCAGTGGAAACATCGGATGCGCTCAAAGCGCTGATCGACAAGCGCGACACATTGTTGGCAATGGCATGA
- a CDS encoding ScpA family protein — protein sequence MTDAQDDIFDEAPEVAESERLTLDLEGWEGPLDLLLSLARTQKVDLREISILELVEQYLAFINDAKALKLEIAADYLVMAAWLAYLKSCLLLPKEEQEDPSPEELALRLQLRLQRLNAMREAGARLMARNRIGRDVFVRGAPEGIRVVRKSRWQAELYDLIAAYGQLRARTEPAVHVIAHRPVMTLEEALERLERLVGQSLDWATLESFLPDSDDSGYRKSALASSFVAALELARQGKAELQQDEHFSDLMVRPGQ from the coding sequence ATGACCGACGCCCAAGACGATATCTTTGATGAAGCCCCCGAGGTTGCAGAGTCGGAACGACTGACGCTTGATCTGGAAGGCTGGGAAGGTCCGCTTGATCTCCTGCTGAGCCTTGCCCGCACTCAAAAGGTCGACCTGCGCGAAATTTCTATCCTGGAACTGGTCGAGCAATATCTTGCATTTATCAATGATGCCAAAGCCTTAAAGCTGGAGATTGCCGCCGATTATCTCGTGATGGCTGCCTGGCTCGCCTATCTGAAGTCTTGCTTGCTGCTACCCAAGGAAGAGCAGGAAGATCCGAGCCCCGAAGAATTGGCCCTGCGCCTCCAGCTGCGCCTCCAGCGCCTCAACGCGATGCGCGAAGCCGGCGCCCGCTTGATGGCCCGCAACCGGATCGGGCGGGACGTCTTTGTGCGGGGCGCACCGGAAGGCATCCGCGTTGTCCGCAAGAGCCGCTGGCAGGCTGAGCTCTATGACCTGATCGCCGCCTATGGCCAGCTGCGTGCTCGCACTGAACCGGCAGTCCATGTGATCGCTCATCGACCGGTGATGACCCTCGAAGAAGCGCTTGAACGGTTGGAACGGCTCGTCGGTCAGTCATTGGACTGGGCGACGCTGGAGAGCTTCCTGCCGGACAGTGATGATAGCGGATATCGAAAATCGGCTCTCGCTTCGAGCTTTGTTGCAGCCCTTGAGCTGGCACGGCAGGGCAAAGCGGAGCTGCAGCAAGATGAACATTTTTCCGATTTGATGGTGAGACCAGGCCAATGA